The Arachis hypogaea cultivar Tifrunner chromosome 14, arahy.Tifrunner.gnm2.J5K5, whole genome shotgun sequence genome has a segment encoding these proteins:
- the LOC112741356 gene encoding farnesyl pyrophosphate synthase 1 isoform X1, producing the protein MADLKSTFLNVYSVLKSELLNDPAFEFSDDARQWIDRMLDYNVPGGKLNRGLSVIDSYKLLKEGEALTDDEIFLASALGWCIEWLQAYFLVLDDIMDNSHTRRGQPCWFRVPKVGLIAANDGVLLRNHIPRILKNHFKGKPYYVDLLDLFNEVEFQTASGQMIDLITTLEGEKDLSKYTLTLHRRIVQYKTAYYSFYLPVACALLMAGENLDNHVDVKNILVEMGTYFQVQDDYLDCFGDPETIGKIGTDIEDFKCSWLVVKALELSNEQQKRILHEHYGKPDPANVAKVKALYNELNLKGVFEEYESQSYEKIVNSIEAHPSKAVQAVLKSFLAKIYKRQK; encoded by the exons ATGGCGGATCTCAAGTCAACATTCCTCAATGTCTACTCCGTTCTCAAATCCGAGCTCCTCAACGACCCCGCTTTCGAGTTCTCCGATGATGCTCGCCAATGGATCGACCGG ATGCTAGACTACAATGTGCCTGGAG GGAAGCTGAACCGTGGATTGTCCGTTATTGACAGCTACAAATTGTTAAAAGAAGGGGAGGCGCTAACTGATGATGAAATTTTCCTTGCTAGTGCTCTTGGTTGGTGTATTGAATGG CTTCAGGCATATTTTCTAGTTCTTGACGACATTATGGACAACTCTCACACACGGCGTGGTCAGCCATGCTGGTTCAGAGTGCCCAAG GTTGGACTGATTGCAGCAAATGATGGAGTTCTACTACGAAATCATATTCCACGTATTCTTAAGAATCACTTCAAGGGAAAGCCATATTACGTTGATCTTCTTGATCTGTTTAATGAG GTTGAGTTTCAAACTGCTTCAGGACAGATGATTGATCTGATCACTACACTTGAAGGAGAAAAAGACCTATCCAAATACACATTAACGCT TCATCGTCGTATTGTTCAGTACAAGACTGCCTATTATTCGTTTTACCTTCCG GTTGCATGCGCATTGCTCATGGCGGGTGAAAATTTGGATAACCATGTTGATGtaaagaacattcttgttgagatGGGAACATACTTTCAAGTACAG GATGATTATTTGGATTGCTTTGGTGATCCCGAAACAATTGGGAAG ATTGGTACTGATATTGAAGATTTCAAGTGCTCTTGGTTGGTTGTGAAAGCATTGGAACTTAGCAATGAACAACAAAAGAGAATTTTACAT GAACATTATGGGAAGCCTGATCCAGCAAATGTGGCTAAAGTGAAGGCCCTGTATAACGAGCTAAATCTTAAG GGTGTATTTGAGGAGTATGAGAGCCAGAGCTATGAGAAGATTGTAAATTCCATTGAAGCTCATCCTAGCAAAGCAGTGCAAGCTGTGCTCAAGTCTTTTTTGGCTAAAATTTACAAGAGGCAGAAGTAg
- the LOC112741356 gene encoding farnesyl pyrophosphate synthase 1 isoform X2: MDRPGKLNRGLSVIDSYKLLKEGEALTDDEIFLASALGWCIEWLQAYFLVLDDIMDNSHTRRGQPCWFRVPKVGLIAANDGVLLRNHIPRILKNHFKGKPYYVDLLDLFNEVEFQTASGQMIDLITTLEGEKDLSKYTLTLHRRIVQYKTAYYSFYLPVACALLMAGENLDNHVDVKNILVEMGTYFQVQDDYLDCFGDPETIGKIGTDIEDFKCSWLVVKALELSNEQQKRILHEHYGKPDPANVAKVKALYNELNLKGVFEEYESQSYEKIVNSIEAHPSKAVQAVLKSFLAKIYKRQK; encoded by the exons ATGGATCGACCGG GGAAGCTGAACCGTGGATTGTCCGTTATTGACAGCTACAAATTGTTAAAAGAAGGGGAGGCGCTAACTGATGATGAAATTTTCCTTGCTAGTGCTCTTGGTTGGTGTATTGAATGG CTTCAGGCATATTTTCTAGTTCTTGACGACATTATGGACAACTCTCACACACGGCGTGGTCAGCCATGCTGGTTCAGAGTGCCCAAG GTTGGACTGATTGCAGCAAATGATGGAGTTCTACTACGAAATCATATTCCACGTATTCTTAAGAATCACTTCAAGGGAAAGCCATATTACGTTGATCTTCTTGATCTGTTTAATGAG GTTGAGTTTCAAACTGCTTCAGGACAGATGATTGATCTGATCACTACACTTGAAGGAGAAAAAGACCTATCCAAATACACATTAACGCT TCATCGTCGTATTGTTCAGTACAAGACTGCCTATTATTCGTTTTACCTTCCG GTTGCATGCGCATTGCTCATGGCGGGTGAAAATTTGGATAACCATGTTGATGtaaagaacattcttgttgagatGGGAACATACTTTCAAGTACAG GATGATTATTTGGATTGCTTTGGTGATCCCGAAACAATTGGGAAG ATTGGTACTGATATTGAAGATTTCAAGTGCTCTTGGTTGGTTGTGAAAGCATTGGAACTTAGCAATGAACAACAAAAGAGAATTTTACAT GAACATTATGGGAAGCCTGATCCAGCAAATGTGGCTAAAGTGAAGGCCCTGTATAACGAGCTAAATCTTAAG GGTGTATTTGAGGAGTATGAGAGCCAGAGCTATGAGAAGATTGTAAATTCCATTGAAGCTCATCCTAGCAAAGCAGTGCAAGCTGTGCTCAAGTCTTTTTTGGCTAAAATTTACAAGAGGCAGAAGTAg
- the LOC112741355 gene encoding C2 and GRAM domain-containing protein At1g03370 encodes MKLVVRVIEAKNLPPTDPNGLSDPYVRLQLGKQRHKTKVIKKCLNPRWDEEFSFRVDDLNEELVISVMDEDKFFNDDFVGQLKVPMSLVFEEEIKSLGTAWYSLQPKTKKIKNKEAGEIRLSIYFQQKNAAVDSYGNGDQLSHPRKSADGATDSPSRSSAASSSSSPSREETTSSKEEKSSAQKTLTGRIAQIFNKGSSDMPSTPSRRSIDSEQFEIIKEEVSEIKTEDASSNETFEEAMSKIQSADQESEIPSNFSGGLLVDQHYMTAPKDLNTLLFSTDSNFLKSLAEVQGSTELQVGPWKFENGGDCLKRLVSYTKAPSKLIKAVKAFEEHTYLKADGKNFAVLASVSTPEVMYGSTFKVELLYLITPGPELPSGEQCSHLVISWRMNFLQSTMMKGMIENGARQGMKESFDQYATLLSQMVKPVDMKDLSSSKEQALASLQAETQSDWKLAVQYFANFIVLSTVLMGLYVLVHIWLSAPSTIQGLEFVGLDLPDSVGELVVCAVLVLQCERMLGLISRFIQARAQKGSDHGIKAQGDGWLLTVALIEGSNLASVDSSAFSDPYVVFTCNGKTRTSSIKFQKSNPLWNEIFEFDAMDDPPSVLDVEVYDFDGPFDEAVSLGHAEINFLKANISDLADIWVPLEGKLALACQSKLHLRIYLDNTRGANVAKDYLSKMEKEVGKKINLRSPQTNSAFQKLFGLPPEEFLINDFTCHLKRKMPLQGRLFLSARIIGFHANLFGNKTKFFFLWEDIEDIQVIPATFSSMGSPVVVITLRPGRGMDARHGARTQDEQGRLKFHFQSFVSFNVAHRTIMALCKARSLSPEQKVQLVEEESETKTLASEESGTFLGMHDVSMSEIHSCTFPIPASFFMEIFSGRELDRRVMEKSGCLNYSYTPWVSEDNEVFERAIYYKFEKRVSRYKGEVTSTQQRSPLPDGKGWLVEEVMNFHGIPLGDYFSVHLRYQVEDLPAKAKGCKVVVAYGVEWLKSTKHQKRIAKNIVQNLQERLNLMSTVAERELVSK; translated from the exons ATGAAGCTTGTGGTTCGTGTGATTGAGGCAAAGAACTTGCCACCGACGGATCCTAACGGGTTGAGTGACCCATACGTGAGGTTGCAGTTGGGGAAGCAGAGGCACAAGACCAAGGTGATCAAGAAATGCTTGAATCCAAGGTGGGATGAAGAATTTAGCTTTAGGGTTGATGACCTCAATGAAGAGCTTGTGATCTCTGTCATGGATGAAGACAAGTTCTTCAATGATGACTTTGTTGGTCAGCTCAAGGTTCCAATGTCACTTGTCTTTGAAGAGGAGATCAAGTCCCTTGGCACTGCTTGGTACTCTTTGCAACCAAAGACCAAGAAGATCAAGAACAAAGAAGCTG GTGAGATTCGTTTGAGTATATATTTTCAACAGAAGAATGCAGCTGTGGATTCATATGGTAATGGTGATCAATTATCACATCCAAGAAAGTCGGCCGATGGAGCCACTGATTCACCTTCAAGGTCTTCTGCTGCCTCAAGCTCGTCTTCTCCTTCAAGGGAAGAAACTACGTCTTCTAAGGAAGAGAAGTCTAGTGCACAGAAAACACTCACAGGAAGAATTGCTCAAATTTTTAATAAAGGTTCTTCTGATATGCCTTCAACCCCATCCCGCAGAAGCATTGACTCAGAGCAATTCGAAATCATTAAAGAAGAAGTCAGTGAGATCAAGACTGAAGATGCGTCGTCTAATGAAACATTTGAAGAAGCTATGAGTAAAATTCAATCTGCAGATCAAGAAAGTGAAATTCCTAGCAATTTTTCAGGAGGGTTGCTTGTTGATCAACATTATATGACTGCACCCAAAGACTTGAACACATTGCTGTTTTCGACTGATTCAAATTTTCTCAAGTCATTGGCAGAGGTACAGGGTTCTACAGAACTTCAAGTAGGACCTTGGAAGTTTGAGAATGGTGGGGATTGCTTGAAAAGATTAGTTAGTTACACCAAGGCTCCCAGCAAATTAATTAAGGCTGTCAAAGCCTTTGAGGAACACACGTACTTAAAAGCCGATGGGAAGAACTTTGCTGTTTTGGCCAGTGTCAGTACTCCCGAAGTCATGTATGGGAGCACCTTTAAGGTAGAGCTACTCTATTTGATCACTCCTGGACCAGAGTTGCCGTCGGGAGAGCAGTGTTCCCATCTCGTCATATCGTGGCGAATGAATTTCTTGCAAAGTACCATGATGAAAGGAATGATAGAAAATGGGGCTAGGCAGGGTATGAAGGAAAGCTTTGATCAATATGCGACTTTGTTATCTCAAATGGTTAAACCTGTTGATATGAAGGACCTTAGTTCGAGTAAGGAACAAGCTCTAGCATCATTACAAGCGGAGACGCAGTCAGATTGGAAGCTGGCAGTGCAGTATTTTGCTAACTTCATAGTGCTGTCGACAGTGCTCATGGGGTTATATGTCCTTGTCCACATTTGGCTGTCTGCACCGAGTACAATTCAAGGGCTTGAGTTTGTTGGTCTTGACTTGCCAGATTCAGTTGGTGAATTGGTTGTTTGTGCAGTCCTTGTTCTTCAATGTGAACGCATGCTGGGTTTAATCTCACGCTTTATTCAGGCCAGAGCACAAAAGG GTAGTGATCATGGCATAAAAGCACAAGGAGATGGATGGCTGCTAACTGTTGCCTTGATTGAAggaagcaatttagcttctgttgattCCAGTGCCTTCTCCGATCCATATGTTGTTTTCACTTGCAATGGGAAAACAAGAACGAGCTCAATCAAGTTCCAGAAATCCAATCCTTTATGGAATG AAATATTTGAATTCGATGCTATGGATGATCCTCCTTCTGTGCTGGATGTGGAGGTTTATGATTTCGATGGACCCTTCGATGAAGCTGTATCGCTAGGACATGCTGAAATCAATTTTCTTAAAGCAAACATCTCAGATCTTGCTGACATATGGGTTCCACTTGAAGGAAAGTTGGCTCTGGCATGTCAATCGAAGTTGCACTTAAGAATTTACTTGGACAACACTAGAGGAGCCAATGTTGCGAAAGACTACCTAAGTAAAATGGAGAAAGAAGTGGGCAAGAAG ATTAATTTGCGGTCTCCTCAGACAAATTCAGCCTTTCAGAAACTCTTTGGGCTTCCGCCAGAGGAATTTCTCATCAATGACTTTACCTgtcatttaaaaagaaaaatgccaCTTCAG GGTCGCCTATTCCTTTCAGCAAGAATAATTGGATTCCATGCCAATTTGTTTGGAAACAAGACAAAGTTCTTTTTTCTTTGGGAGGATATTGAAGACATTCAGGTCATCCCCGCGACATTTTCATCAATGGGGAGTCCGGTCGTTGTCATAACTCTTCGACCGGGTAGAGGTATGGATGCAAGGCATGGTGCCAGGACACAAGATGAACAAGGCCGGCTGAAGTTCCATTTCCAGTCCTTTGTGTCTTTCAATGTTGCACACAG GACTATCATGGCTCTGTGTAAAGCCAGATCCCTCAGTCCTGAACAGAAAGTTCAGCTAGTTGAAGAAGAATCCGAAACCAAAACCCTTGCTAGTGAAGAAAGCGGAACATTCCTTGGCATGCATGATGTTAGCATGTCTGAGATTCATTCTTGCACTTTTCCAATTCCT GCCAGTTTTTTCATGGAGATATTTAGTGGCCGTGAGTTGGACCGTCGGGTCATGGAAAAATCTGGTTGCCTAAACTATTCCTATACCCCTTGGGTATCCGAGGACAACGAAGTCTTTGAAAGGGCAATATATTACAAATTTGAGAAGCGTGTTTCGCGTTATAAAGGTGAAGTGACAAGCACTCAGCAGAGATCTCCCCTTCCAGATGGAAAGGGTTGGCTTGTGGAAGAGGTTATGAACTTTCATGGAATTCCACTTGGTGACTATTTTAGT GTGCACCTTCGATACCAAGTCGAGGATTTACCGGCAAAAGCAAAGGGATGTAAAGTTGTTGTAGCCTATGGAGTTGAATGGCTGAAAAGCACTAAGCATCAGAAAAGAATCGCAAAGAACATTGTACAAAATCTGCAGGAACGTTTAAATTTGATGTCCACCGTAGCCGAGAGGGAGCTTGTATCGAAATAA
- the LOC112741357 gene encoding equilibrative nucleotide transporter 4, with the protein MVGDLSYMHPELLQSFLAGGAASGALTSTLRLITKAAFENSKDGLRKGAFLFFAITTFFELLCVILYAFVFPKVPIVKYYRSKAASEGAKTVSADLAAAGIQTLICLQPILSMVSIL; encoded by the exons ATGGTGGGAGACCTTTCATATATGCATCCTGAGTTGCTTCAG TCTTTCCTTGCTGGTGGAGCAGCATCAGGTGCATTAACTTCTACTTTGAGGTTAATTACAAAAGCTGCATTTGAAAACTCCAAAGATGGTCTTCGCAAAGGAGCAT TTCTGTTCTTTGCCATAACAACATTCTTTGAGCTTCTTTGTGTCATTCTCTATGCATTTGTGTTTCCCAAAGTACCAATTGTGAAGTATTACCGATCAAAAGCAGCATCAGAAGGAGCAAAAACTGTTTCAGCTGATCTTGCAGCCGCTGGCATCCAGACCCTCATCT GTTTACAGCCAATCTTATCAATGGTTTCCATACTCTAG
- the LOC112741353 gene encoding protein phosphatase 1 regulatory inhibitor subunit PPP1R8 homolog gives MYGRASSGLDRFKKAQTLEPFSVSATSRNGGGGGGSQSSSKVVGNHASAWTQQNQNSVHQSQQHQQQHASQKGVGVEAAPLLGQTQQSTQVGGGQSTWQPPDWAIEPRAGVFYLEVLKDGQVLDRINLDRRRHIFGRQIQTCDFVLDHQSVSRQHAAVIPHKNGSVYVIDLGSAHGTFVANERLTKDSPVELEVGQSLRFAASTRTYILRKNEAALFPRPPPPTEINFPPPPDPSDEEAVVAYNTLLNRYGINKSDLVSKSGESGGSASSQSKHYPSERAAKRIRKTRVAFRDQVGGELVEVVGISDGADVETEPGPVGVKEGSLVGKYESLVQITVIPKGKEQSSAKEADSSQKGVTDRLQEVLKKVKAPQKTGIYDDLYGESLSVKVGSSWAYSPASSGERANPAKEDGEGNALSGKSESNPSSVDGDDDDDDDLFG, from the exons ATGTATGGAAGAGCATCATCAGGTCTTGATAGGTTTAAGAAAGCTCAGACTTTGGAACCATTCTCTGTTTCTGCGACTTCAAGAAatggtggcggtggcggtggcagCCAATCCTCAAGTAAAGTAGTTGGCAATCATGCCTCTGCTTGGACTCAACAGAATCAAAATTCTGTCCACCAAtcccaacagcatcagcagcaaCATGCCTCTCAGAAAGGTGTGGGAGTGGAGGCAGCCCCCTTGTTAGGGCAGACTCAGCAGTCAACTCAGGTTGGAGGAGGGCAGTCGACGTGGCAGCCACCGGATTGGGCGATTGAGCCGCGAGCAGGGGTTTTCTACCTGGAAGTTTTGAAGGATGGCCAGGTGCTCGACCGGATTAATCTGGATCGACGGAGGCATATTTTCGGGAGGCAAATCCAGACTTGTGATTTTGTGCTTGATCATCAGTCCGTCTCACGTCAGCATGCTGCCGTTATTCCTCACAAAAATGGGAG TGTATATGTAATTGATTTAGGATCTGCACATGGTACATTCGTTGCAAATGAGCGATTGACTAAGGATTCACCGGTTGAGCTTGAAGTTGGGCAATCATTGCGGTTTGCTGCATCGACAAGAACGTACATATTGAGAAAGAACGAAGCAGCGCTTTTCCCTCGTCCTCCACCACCAACAGAGATCAATTTCCCCCCACCTCCTGACCCATCGGATGAAGAAGCTGTTGTTGCTTATAATACACTTCTAAATCGTTACGGTATCAACAAGTCTGATCTAGTGTCCAAATCAGGTGAGTCTGGTGGCTCAGCAAGTAGCCAAAGTAAGCATTACCCGTCAGAAAGAGCTGCAAAGAGAATTAGGAAGACAAGAGTTGCCTTCAGGGATCAAGTTGGGGGAGAGTTAGTTGAGGTGGTTGGAATTTCGGATGGCGCAGACGTAGAAACAGAACCTGGCCCTGTTGGTGTTAAAGAAGGAAGTCTTGTGGGTAAATATGAATCTCTTGTACAGATTACTGTAATACCAAAGGGAAAAGAGCAGTCCTCTGCCAAGGAGGCTGATTCATCCCAGAAAGGCGTGACTGATAGATTACAAGAAGTGTTAAAGAAGGTGAAAGCCCCACAAAAAACTGGTATTTATGATGACCTTTATGGCGAATCCTTATCTGTGAAGGTTGGATCTTCATGGGCATATTCACCTGCAAGTTCCGGCGAAAGAGCTAATCCTGCTAAAGAGGATGGGGAAGGCAATGCATTGAGTGGAAAATCAGAAAGTAATCCAAGCAGTGTTGatggagatgatgatgatgatgatgatttgttTGGGTGA
- the LOC112741356 gene encoding farnesyl pyrophosphate synthase 1 isoform X3 encodes MDNSHTRRGQPCWFRVPKVGLIAANDGVLLRNHIPRILKNHFKGKPYYVDLLDLFNEVEFQTASGQMIDLITTLEGEKDLSKYTLTLHRRIVQYKTAYYSFYLPVACALLMAGENLDNHVDVKNILVEMGTYFQVQDDYLDCFGDPETIGKIGTDIEDFKCSWLVVKALELSNEQQKRILHEHYGKPDPANVAKVKALYNELNLKGVFEEYESQSYEKIVNSIEAHPSKAVQAVLKSFLAKIYKRQK; translated from the exons ATGGACAACTCTCACACACGGCGTGGTCAGCCATGCTGGTTCAGAGTGCCCAAG GTTGGACTGATTGCAGCAAATGATGGAGTTCTACTACGAAATCATATTCCACGTATTCTTAAGAATCACTTCAAGGGAAAGCCATATTACGTTGATCTTCTTGATCTGTTTAATGAG GTTGAGTTTCAAACTGCTTCAGGACAGATGATTGATCTGATCACTACACTTGAAGGAGAAAAAGACCTATCCAAATACACATTAACGCT TCATCGTCGTATTGTTCAGTACAAGACTGCCTATTATTCGTTTTACCTTCCG GTTGCATGCGCATTGCTCATGGCGGGTGAAAATTTGGATAACCATGTTGATGtaaagaacattcttgttgagatGGGAACATACTTTCAAGTACAG GATGATTATTTGGATTGCTTTGGTGATCCCGAAACAATTGGGAAG ATTGGTACTGATATTGAAGATTTCAAGTGCTCTTGGTTGGTTGTGAAAGCATTGGAACTTAGCAATGAACAACAAAAGAGAATTTTACAT GAACATTATGGGAAGCCTGATCCAGCAAATGTGGCTAAAGTGAAGGCCCTGTATAACGAGCTAAATCTTAAG GGTGTATTTGAGGAGTATGAGAGCCAGAGCTATGAGAAGATTGTAAATTCCATTGAAGCTCATCCTAGCAAAGCAGTGCAAGCTGTGCTCAAGTCTTTTTTGGCTAAAATTTACAAGAGGCAGAAGTAg